Genomic segment of Nitrospirota bacterium:
CGTCACCGACGGGAACTTCGCGAAAATTGACCAGTGCGCTCAGCAATTCAATTAGAACCCTCATAAACAGGACCCTCACTCCGGAACATATCAATAAAAAGCCTGTCCCTTATATTCGGTCAATTCGTCACCCCCCAGATATCGTTGACCAAAAGATCGAGTCTTCCCTCCCCGTCTTTTTCGTTAAAAAACATCATCAGAACAAATAGGCATTGAACCCTGCTTCAAGACCGGCAATCTTAACCTAACGAATATCCTGACTTCTCTTTTTAATTCTTCAACCCAGGGCATTAAAATATCCCGCATCGAAACAGGCGATCAGTTTCTTTTATTAGATTACTTAATTTTAATTATTTTTATTGGAAGGATGAGTATATTTATTAGCTTTTAGGCGAATAAAGCAACATGATCTCAAATTAGAAAATCATATTTTAGCTTTTTAAAAGCTTCTCAAAATAAGTAATGGTTTTTTTCAATCCTTGTTCCAGTTGAACCGTCGGTTCCCAGTCCAGGTTTTTCTTGGCCAGAGAAATATCAGGGCAACGCTGGGTCGGGTC
This window contains:
- a CDS encoding SDR family NAD-dependent epimerase/dehydratase yields the protein DPTQRCPDISLAKKNLDWEPTVQLEQGLKKTITYFEKLLKS